One Setaria viridis chromosome 3, Setaria_viridis_v4.0, whole genome shotgun sequence DNA window includes the following coding sequences:
- the LOC117850559 gene encoding transcription termination factor MTERF15, mitochondrial: MALALRLLRHRHLLRLLPRATMLSTSAPPPDRRDLLRIERILHNPGAAAQTAQPQEHQRAAAAARLRNLLHRTGGLTDAESTSLLCRLRAPITHHRLGRLLEELAGLRLTGAEIKAALASDPEGLLSMDPGEPSRLLEFLRDIRCRKAVKEQVLAHGALRATVAARRRVELLHARGLTRPDALRVLAAEPRVMLYSIEDVERKVEFLVSTMGFEVRWLVQYPEFLGVNLDNWIIPRHNVVEHLKSVGGLGDPVEMKHYVRFSRRRFYNMFVKPYPECERIFGGLVREKEEMVRRRHPTGFWKLFTPAKHEKTQEEVMNMKLLVGSLR, encoded by the coding sequence atGGCTCTCGCTCTCcggctcctccgccaccgccatctccttcgcctcctcccccgcgcTACCATGCTATCCACCTCCGCCCCGCCTCCCGACCGCCGTGATCTCCTTCGCATCGAGCGAATCCTTCACaaccctggcgccgccgcccaaacCGCGCAGCCCCAAGAGCACcaacgagccgccgccgccgccagactgCGGAACCTCCTCCACAGAACTGGCGGACTCACCGATGCGGAGTCCACCTCCCTCCTCTGCCGCCTCCGGGCCCCAATTACCCACCACCGCCTGGGCCGCCTCCTAGAGGAActcgccggcctccgcctcacGGGGGCCGAAATCAAGGCCGCTCTGGCGTCCGACCCTGAGGGGCTCCTCTCAATGGACCCCGGCGAGCCGTCCCGCCTCCTCGAGTTCCTGCGCGACATCCGGTGCCGGAAGGCGGTCAAAGAGCAGGTCCTCGCCCACGGCGCGCTccgcgccaccgtcgccgcccggcggcgggtggagctcCTGCACGCGCGCGGGCTGACCCGTCCCGACGCCCTTCGGGTGCTCGCCGCCGAGCCGCGGGTGATGCTGTATTCAATTGAGGATGTGGAGAGGAAGGTGGAGTTCTTGGTCAGCACAATGGGATTCGAGGTTCGGTGGCTGGTTCAGTACCCAGAGTTCCTGGGGGTGAACCTCGACAACTGGATCATCCCGCGGCACAATGTGGTGGAGCACTTGAAATCAGTTGGCGGGCTCGGGGACCCTGTTGAGATGAAGCACTATGTGAGGTTCAGTCGCAGAAGGTTCTACAACATGTTTGTCAAGCCGTACCCAGAATGTGAGAGGATATTTGGGGGACTAGTCAGGGAGAAGGAGGAAATGGTGAGGCGGCGGCACCCGACGGGGTTCTGGAAGCTGTTTACACCGGCAAAGCATGAGAAAACTCAGGAGGAAGTGATGAACATGAAACTTCTTGTGGGGTCACTTCGTTAG
- the LOC117849832 gene encoding uncharacterized protein yields the protein MRSVVRSLRQLRRFTQHHAESHSSTTRLIRQQNALIMRSSTSRSLSTLCRSGEITRFASPSVDLMRSMFSTVAADSIKDIGRGGPMVEYERRIASGELVDGDSFQVDTIQQLQRLYEELIENEEDCQLDRYKSSEKSGRSRWLWSRLIAQPSTYAPVKGLYLYGGVGTGKTMLMDLFYEQLPSNWRIKRIHFHDFMLNVHSRLQMHKGVSDPLDVVAAEISDEAIILCLDEFMVTDVADAMILNRLFSQLFSKGVILVSTSNRAPDKLYEGGLQRDLFLPFIDTLKERCIAHPIGSAVDYRQLGSAEQGFYFVGKHYSTLLKQKLQSLIGDEEPSPQTVEIIMGRKLQVPLGANGCAYFPFEDLCDRPLGAADYFGLFKKFHTLALDGVPKFGSSNRTTAYRFVTLVDVMYENKARLLCTAEAGPIELFENIVTVAEAHKVSPRSSRSQKSDDPDLCVDNELGFAKDRTISRLTEINSREYLEGFEARLLQQQQQLLQGVDNGADVVLA from the exons ATGAGATCAGTAGTTCGGTCATTGCGGCAGCTCCGCCGTTTCACCCAGCACCATGCAGAGAGCCACTCATCAACAACCAGATTGATCAGGCAGCAGAATGCTTTGATCATGCGCAGTTCGACATCCCGTTCACTGAGCACACTATGTCGTAGTGGTGAAATTACCCGATTTGCAAGTCCAAGTGTGGATCTAATGAGGTCCATGTTCTCCACTGTAGCGGCTGATTCGATCAAAG ATATTGGAAGAGGTGGTCCCATGGTGGAATATGAGAGGAGAATAGCATCAGGAGAGCTTGTAGATGGCGATAGCTTTCAG GTTGACACAATTCAACAATTACAAAGGCTCTATGAGGAGTTGATTGAGAATGAAGAAGACTGCCAGTTGGATAGATACAAGTCATCTGAGAAATCAGGACG GAGTCGATGGCTATGGTCCCGCCTCATTGCTCAGCCTTCTACCTATGCTCCAGTTAAAGGGCTGTACCTGTATGGTGGTGTTGGTACAGGGAAGACCATGCTTATGGACCTGTTCTATGAACAACT GCCATCTAATTGGAGAATAAAACGTATTCACTTTCACGATTTCATGTTGAATGTACATAGTCGTCTTCAG ATGCATAAAGGTGTTTCAGATCCCCTTGATGTTGTAGCAGCCGAGATTTCAGATGAGGCCATCATATTGTGTCTTGATGAGTTTATG GTAACTGATGTTGCTGATGCTATGATTCTAAACCGGCTGTTCAGCCAATTGTTCAGTAAAGGCGTT ATTCTTGTTTCGACTTCTAACCGCGCTCCAGATAAGCTTTATGAAGGTGGCTTACAGCGGGATCTTTTCTTGCCTTTCATTGACACCTTGAAA GAAAGGTGCATTGCGCATCCCATTGGATCTGCAGTGGACTATCGTCAGTTGGGTTCT GCTGAGCAAGGTTTCTATTTTGTTGGCAAACATTATAGTACGCTTCTGAAACAGAAGCTCCAATCTTTAATTGGAGATGAGGAACCCAGCCCACAAACTGTTGAAATAATTATGGGAAGGAAATTACAA GTTCCCCTGGGAGCAAATGGTTGTGCATATTTTCCATTTGAAGATCTTTGTGATAGACCTTTAGGTGCAGCAGATTATTTTGGACTCTTCA AAAAATTTCACACCCTGGCACTCGATGGTGTTCCAAAGTTTGGCTCTAGTAACAGAACAACAGCTTATCGGTTTGTCACACTGGTTGAT GTTATGTATGAGAACAAAGCAAGGCTGTTGTGTACAGCAGAGGCTGGGCCAATAGAACTGTTTGAGAATATCGTGACTGTTGCTGAAGCACACAAGGTTTCACCAAGATCATCACGCTCACAGAAAAGCGATGATCCCGACCTATGTGTGGATAACGAGCTTGGATTTGCCAAGGATCGTACTATTAGCAG GTTGACAGAGATCAATAGTAGAGAATACTTGGAGGGCTTCGAAGCTAGGTTGcttcaacagcagcagcagctattGCAAGGTGTAGATAATGGTGCTGATGTTGTACTAGCATAA